TCATGATGTGCTTCGTATCCTCAGCGCTAATGTCCTGAAGTCCCACAGCATGCTGAACAGGGATCACCAGCACGTGACCGGGGTTCACAGGCTGAATATCCATGAAGGCTGCGACTCGCTCATCCCGATACACAAAGTGCGCAGGCAGTGAACCTTCGAGTATTTTGCAAAAGATACAGTCCATGACATTCACTGACTAATCCTGCTTCAGGTCCATCAGGCGCATGACTTCCTGCACGTCCTTATCGCCACGACCGGAGAGGTTGACCACGAGCAGCTCGTCCGAGGCCATCTGCGGCGCACGCTTGAGCGCATAGGCGACGGCGTGCGTGCTCTCCAGCGCTGGGATGATCCCCTCTGTGCGGCTAAGCACCTGGAACGCCTCCATGACTTCCTCATCCGTCGCAAAGCCATAGTGGATACGCTCGCGGTCATGATAAAACGCATGCTCGGGCCCGATAGCGGCGTAGTCCAGCCCGGCTGAGACCGAATGGGTCAGGTTGATCTGGCCGTCGTCGTTTTGCAGGATGTAGGTCTTGCAGCCTTGCAGGACACCGACGCGGCCACCTTCGAAGCGGGCTGCGTGCTGGCCTTCCTTGATGCCATAGCCACCGGCTTCGACACCGACGAGGCGCACCTCGAGGTTTTCCAAAAAGTCGTAGAACAAACCGATGCAATTGCTGCCACCGCCGACACAGGCGATCAGCTCGTGCGGCAGGCGTCCCTCCGCCTCAAGAATCTGGCGACGAACTTCCTCGCCGATAATTTTATGGAAATCGCGCACCATCATCGGGAAGGGATGCGAGCCCAACGCGGAGCCCAGAATGTAGTGGGTATCCCCGACACTGGCCACCCAGTCGCGCATGGCTTCGTTGACGGCATCCTTCAGCGTCTTCTGTCCGGACTCGACGGCGCGGACCTCCGCACCCATCAGGCGCATACGGAAGACATTCAGCGCCTGGCGGCGCATATCCTCGGCCCCCATGTAGATGACGCACTCCATCCCGAAGCGCGCGCATACGGCAGCCGTGGCCACTCCGTGCTGCCCGGCACCAGTCTCGGCAATGATGCGCTTCTTCCCCATGCGGCGAGCCAGCAGGGCCTGGCCGATACAGTTATTGACCTTGTGAGCGCCGGTGTGCAGCCCGTCCTCGCGCTTGAGGTAGATCTTGGCGCCGCCGCAGTGCTCAGTCAGCCGCTCGGCAAAATACAACTCAGTCGGGCGACCGGCATACTGGCGCAGGAAATACTCCAGATCGACCTGAAACGAGGGGTCGTTTTTCGCCTCCCGGTAAGCCTCCGTCAGCTCGTAAAGCGCGGTCATGAGGGTCTCGGGCACGTACATGCCGCCGTAGGGGCCAAAGTGGCCGCCGGCGTCCGGCAAGCTGGTGCGGTCGAGGGTCTCGGGAGTTGTCTGCTGGGCCATGGTAGGAAATTGCTATCGTGAAAAACAGCCATAGTAGGCCGTCCTCCGTGATTTGGCAAGAAGACAGACCCGCGGTGCGTGACCGCACA
This genomic interval from Ruficoccus sp. ZRK36 contains the following:
- the trpB gene encoding tryptophan synthase subunit beta; the encoded protein is MAQQTTPETLDRTSLPDAGGHFGPYGGMYVPETLMTALYELTEAYREAKNDPSFQVDLEYFLRQYAGRPTELYFAERLTEHCGGAKIYLKREDGLHTGAHKVNNCIGQALLARRMGKKRIIAETGAGQHGVATAAVCARFGMECVIYMGAEDMRRQALNVFRMRLMGAEVRAVESGQKTLKDAVNEAMRDWVASVGDTHYILGSALGSHPFPMMVRDFHKIIGEEVRRQILEAEGRLPHELIACVGGGSNCIGLFYDFLENLEVRLVGVEAGGYGIKEGQHAARFEGGRVGVLQGCKTYILQNDDGQINLTHSVSAGLDYAAIGPEHAFYHDRERIHYGFATDEEVMEAFQVLSRTEGIIPALESTHAVAYALKRAPQMASDELLVVNLSGRGDKDVQEVMRLMDLKQD